A window of Castanea sativa cultivar Marrone di Chiusa Pesio chromosome 1, ASM4071231v1 contains these coding sequences:
- the LOC142622941 gene encoding UDP-glycosyltransferase 83A1-like codes for MSNPHILVIPYPAQGHIIPLLELSQCLAEHGLRITFVNTEYNHNRIMNAMAMKDKIGDQIQMVSISDGLEPLDRNKPGKLSEAVLRVLPGKLEELIEQINGSNGEEITCVLADQSIGWALEIAEKKKIRRAAFCPAAAAQLVMVFSIPNLIEDGIITDDGTPVKKQIIHLSPGMPAMSPENFVWTSVGNLTMQKHIFELLVRNNQSVEVIEWLLCNSTYDLEPAAFTLAPNILPIGPLLANNRLGDSGGNFWPEDATCLKWLNQQPSRSVIYVAFGSYTIFDQTQFQELALGLELCNRPFLWVVRPDIADGTNNAYPKEFLDRVATRGRMVGWAPQQQVLRHPSVACFLSHCGWNSTMEGVSNGIPFLCWPYFADQFLNRSYICDVWKVGLGLDRNESGIITRGEIKSKVEQLLGNGKLKASALDLKNIVMASIKEGGGSHKNLKNFIEWMKA; via the exons ATGAGCAATCCACATATCCTGGTTATACCATATCCAGCACAAGGCCATATAATTCCTCTACTAGAGCTATCACAGTGCTTAGCCGAGCATGGCTTGAGAATAACATTTGTAAACACAGAGTACAATCACAACCGAATCATGAATGCAATGGCAATGAAGGATAAAATAGGGGATCAAATCCAAATGGTTTCTATTTCTGATGGATTAGAACCGTTGGACAGAAATAAGCCAGGGAAGTTATCAGAAGCAGTCTTGAGGGTCCTACCTGGAAAGCTGGAGGAGCTCATTGAACAGATTAATGGGTCCAATGGTGAAGAAATCACATGTGTCCTTGCTGATCAGAGCATTGGATGGGCCCTAGAAattgcagagaagaagaaaatacgACGAGCTGCCTTCTGTCCTGCAGCAGCTGCACAATTGGTCATGGTATTTAGCATCCCAAATTTGATTGAAGATGGAATTATCACCGATGATG GAACTCCCGTGAAAAAACAGATAATTCATCTCTCACCAGGAATGCCTGCCATGAGCCCAGAAAACTTTGTGTGGACCAGCGTTGGCAACCTGACTATGCAGAAACATATTTTTGAACTTCTGGTAAGAAATAACCAGTCTGTGGAGGTGATTGAGTGGCTGCTATGCAACTCTACTTATGATCTTGAGCCTGCTGCATTTACCTTGGCTCCAAATATTCTACCCATAGGTCCACTTTTGGCAAACAACAGGCTAGGAGACTCAGGAGGAAACTTCTGGCCGGAGGATGCAACTTGTTTGAAATGGCTGAATCAACAGCCATCACGCTCAGTGATATATGTTGCATTTGGAAGCTACACAATTTTTGACCAAACTCAGTTCCAAGAATTGGCTTTGGGGCTTGAACTCTGCAACAGACCATTCCTGTGGGTTGTGCGGCCAGATATCGCAGATGGGACAAATAATGCATACCCAAAAGAATTTCTAGACAGAGTAGCAACTCGTGGGAGGATGGTGGGCTGGGCACCACAACAGCAGGTTCTGAGACATCCATCAGTCGCTTGCTTCCTCAGCCATTGTGGTTGGAACTCCACCATGGAAGGTGTAAGCAATGGGATCCCCTTCTTGTGCTGGCCATACTTTGCTGATCAGTTCCTTAACCGGAGCTATATTTGTGATGTTTGGAAGGTTGGGCTGGGTTTAGACAGAAATGAAAGTGGCATCATAACACGAGGAGAAATCAAAAGTAAGGTGGAGCAACTGCTAGGCAATGGAAAATTAAAAGCAAGCGCATTGGACCTCAAGAATATAGTCATGGCTAGTATCAAAGAAGGTGGTGGCtctcataaaaatttgaagaatttcaTAGAGTGGATGAAAGCATAG
- the LOC142643871 gene encoding acetyl-coenzyme A synthetase, chloroplastic/glyoxysomal: MGPPAQFYYNNVLSVGASSLPPTTVASSFHQNSVPFSSKSNSYCRGKYWRSRSDSNSRSSGGGESVRRRMASSSPMKTSQQHHHLRHVESMKILPSGAGKISHLNAAILGESLASEENDLVFPNDQFSSQALVPSPEKYMEMYKRSVEDPAGFWSDIAWSEFYWKEKWGQQVFSENLDVRKGNINIEWFKGGVTNICYNCLDRNVEAGNGDKIALYWEGNELGVDGTLTYTQLLHSVCQLANYLKDAGVKKGDAVVIYLPMLMELPIAMLACARIGAVHSVVFAGFSAESLAQRIVDCKPKVVITCNAVKRGSKVITLKGIVDAGLTESARNGISVDVCLTYENQSAMNRESTNWQEGRDIWWQDVVPKYPTTCDVEWVDAEDPLFLLYTSGSTGKPKGVLHTTGGYMVYSATTFKYAFDYKPSDVYWCTADCGWITGHSYVTYGPLLNGASVVVYEGAPNYPDSGRCWDIVDKYKVTLFYTAPTLVRSLMRDGDQYVKRYSRKSLRVLGSVGEPINPSAWRWFYNVVGDSRCPISDTWWQTETGGFMITPLPGAWPQKPGSATFPFFGIQPVIVDEKGVEIDGECSGYLCVKGSWPGAFRTLYGDHERYETTYFKPFPGYYFSGDGCSRDKDGYHWLTGRVDDVINVSGHRIGTAEVESALVSHPQCAEAAVVGVDHEVKGQGIYAFVTLVEGVEYSEELRKSLILSVRNQIGAFAAPDKIHWAPGLPKTRSGKIMRRILRKIASRQLDELGDTSTLADPNVVDQLIELADR; encoded by the exons ATGGGCCCACCAGCACAGTTTTATTATAATAACGTTTTGAGTGTGGGAGCGTCTTCTCTTCCTCCTACTACGGTAGCCAGCTCGTTCCACCAAAATTCAGTACCGTTCTCTTCTAAGTCCAATAGCTATTGTCGCGGCAAATATTGGCGGTCCAGATCTGATAGCAACAGCAGATCAAGCGGTGGAGGTGAGAGTGTGAGGAGGAGAATGGCTTCTTCTTCGCCTATGAAGACCTCGCAGCAGCATCATCATCTGCGGCATGTGGAATCAATGAAGATTCTGCCGTCGGGTGCTGGCAAGATATCGCATTTGAACGCCGCCATCTTGGGTGAATCCTTGGCTTCTGAAGAGAATGATCTCGTCTTTCCCAATGACCAATTCTCTTCTCAGGCTCTCGTCCCATCACCCGAAAAG TATATGGAGATGTATAAGAGATCAGTTGAGGACCCTGCTGGATTTTGGTCCGATATTGCGTGGTCAGAGTTTTACTGGAAAGAGAAATGGGGACAGCAAGTGTTTTCTGAGAATCTTGATGTCCGGAAAGGCAACATTAATATTGAG tgGTTCAAAGGTGGTGTGACCAATATTTGCTACAATTGCTTGGATAGAAATGTTGAAGCTGGAAATGGGGACAAAATTGCCCTTTACTGGGAAGGCAATGAGCTTGGTGTTGATGGCACTTTGACATACACTCAGCTTCTTCACAGTGTTTGCCAG CTTGCAAACTACTTAAAGGATGCTGGGGTTAAAAAAGGTGATGCAGTTGTGATTTATTTGCCAATGCTAATGGAACTTCCAATTGCAATGCTGGCATGTGCTCGCATTGGTGCCGTTCACTCG GTTGTATTTGCTGGATTTTCTGCTGAATCTCTTGCCCAAAGAATTGTAGACTGCAAACCTAAAGTTGTGATTACTTGCAATGCTGTTAAAAGGGGTTCTAAGGTTATCACCCTCAAAGGCATAGTTGACGCTGGCCTAACTGAATCAGCCCGAAATGGAATATCTGTAG ATGTGTGCTTAACCTATGAAAACCAATCAGCCATGAATAGGGAAAGTACTAATTGGCAAGAAGGAAGAGATATATGGTGGCAG GATGTTGTTCCTAAGTATCCAACTACTTGCGACGTGGAATGGGTAGATGCAGAGGATCCACTTTTTCTGCTCTATACTAGTGGGAGCACCGGAAAGCCAAAG GGTGTTCTCCATACAACCGGAGGATATATGGTGTATTCCGCAACAACGTTCAAGTATGCATTTGACTACAAACCGTCCGATGTCTACTG GTGTACAGCTGACTGTGGTTGGATTACTGGGCACAGCTATGTTACTTACGGACCACTGCTAAATGGAGCGTCAGTTGTTGTCTACGAAGGG GCTCCAAATTATCCTGATTCTGGACGCTGTTGGGATATTGTTGACAAATACAAGGTGACTTTATTCTATACCGCACCCACATTGGTGCGGTCCCTCATGCGTGATGGTGATCAA TATGTTAAACGTTACTCAAGGAAATCCTTACGGGTCCTTGGAAGTGTTGGCGAGCCTATTAATCCAAGTGCATGGAG GTGGTTTTACAATGTAGTTGGAGATTCAAGGTGCCCTATATCTGACACCTGGTGGCAGACTGAAACTGGTGGCTTCATG ATTACTCCATTACCGGGTGCTTGGCCTCAGAAGCCTGGTTCTGCTACTTTTCCTTTCTTTGGGATTCAG CCTGTCATAGTGGATGAGAAGGGTGTTGAGATTGACGGTGAATGCAGTGGGTATCTATGTGTGAAGGGCTCATGGCCAGGGGCATTCCGTACACTTTATGGTGACCATGAAAGATATGAAACGACGTACTTCAAGCCATTCCCTGGCTATTATTTCAGTGGTGATGGCTGCAGTAG GGACAAGGATGGATACCACTGGCTTACTGGAAGGGTTGACGATGTTATCAATGTTAG TGGACATCGTATTGGCACAGCAGAAGTTGAATCTGCTCTAGTCTCTCATCCCCAATGTGCAGAAGCTGCCGTGGTTGGTGTTGACCATGAG GTTAAAGGACAGGGTATCTATGCATTTGTTACTCTTGTGGAGGGTGTTGAATACAGTGAAGAACTCCGGAAAAGCCTCATACTCTCAGTCCGGAATCAG ATAGGAGCCTTTGCAGCACCTGACAAAATACACTGGGCACCTGGTCTTCCAAAGACAAGGAGTGGAAAGATAATGAGgagaattttgagaaaaattgcTTCCAGGCAGTTGGATGAGCTTGGGGACACTAGCACACTTGCAGATCCAAATGTGGTTGATCAGCTTATTGAACTTGCCGATCGCTGA
- the LOC142643881 gene encoding pentatricopeptide repeat-containing protein At3g26630, chloroplastic has translation MVACLSCTPDAFPRTNPFPFSKPQFGSQEALLSLHKCTNFKHLKRVYAKIIRHGLSHDQLLIRRLLSLCSSYGKMDFATLVFHQIQGPLTFTWNLMIRSYTINDCSKQALLLFNLMISQGIPPDKFTFPFVIKACSAASAIEMGKVVHGLAIKTGFVGDLFVLNTLMDLYFKCGKVDFGCKIFEKMRVRSVVSWTTMISGLVSCDELDAARGVFEKMPGKNVVSWTALINGYARNQPEEAFELFWRMQLDNVRPNEFTLVSLLKACTEMGSLKLGRWIHDFALKNGFKLGIFLGTALIDMYSKCGSLEDARKVFDKMQVKSLATWNSMITSLGVHGCGEEAISIFAEMERGNVQPDAITFVGLLCACVQTNNLEEGQRYFKYMGEHYGITPIPEHLICMTELYSRAGMLDEDCKLVNAMPSEPNDNILPALLHSSKVYGIVNMEKFLYGKLDFSTVDANSLQRNWLQVSKWDAG, from the coding sequence atggttgcATGCCTTTCATGCACTCCTGATGCATTTCCCAGAACAAACCCATTCCCGTTTTCTAAACCACAATTTGGTTCACAAGAAGCTCTTCTATCACTCCACAAGTGCACCAATTTCAAACATCTTAAGCGAGTCTATGCAAAGATAATTCGCCACGGTCTCTCTCATGATCAGTTACTTATTAGGAGACTTCTTAGTCTTTGCTCTTCTTATGGGAAAATGGACTTTGCTACTCTTGTATTCCATCAAATTCAGGGCCCTCTTACCTTTACTTGGAACCTAATGATTAGATCTTATACCATCAATGATTGCTCAAAACAAGCCCTTCTTCTGTTTAACCTTATGATATCCCAAGGTATTCCACCCGATAAGTTTACCTTTCCATTTGTTATCAAAGCTTGCAGTGCTGCTTCTGCAATTGAGATGGGGAAAGTGGTTCATGGGCTAGCTATCAAAACTGGTTTTGTAGGAGATTTGTTTGTGCTGAACACTTTAATGGATCTTTACTTCAAGTGTGGGAAGGTAGATTTTGGGTGTAAGATATTTGAAAAAATGCGTGTCCGCAGTGTGGTTTCGTGGACTACCATGATTTCTGGACTTGTTAGTTGTGATGAATTGGATGCTGCCCGAGGGGTTTTTGAGAAAATGCCAGGCAAAAATGTTGTTTCATGGACAGCATTGATTAATGGATACGCTAGAAATCAACCCGAAGAAGCTTTTGAATTATTCTGGAGAATGCAGCTTGATAATGTGAGGCCCAATGAATTTACTTTAGTTAGCTTGTTAAAAGCTTGCACTGAGATGGGGAGCCTCAAATTGGGTAGATGGATTCATGACTTTGCTCTCAAGAATGGGTTCAAACTTGGTATTTTTCTTGGGACGGCTCTTATTGACATGTATAGCAAATGTGGTAGTTTAGAGGATGCAAGAAAAGTGTTTGATAAGATGCAAGTAAAGAGTTTGGCTACTTGGAATTCTATGATCACTAGCTTGGGTGTGCATGGGTGCGGAGAGGAAGCTATTTCTATTTTTGCAGAGATGGAGAGGGGCAATGTACAGCCAGATGCTATCACTTTTGTAGGTCTTCTATGTGCTTGTGTACAGACAAATAACTTGGAAGAGGGTCAGAGGTACTTCAAATATATGGGTGAACATTATGGCATCACACCTATTCCAGAACATTTAATCTGCATGACTGAACTCTATAGCCGTGCTGGTATGTTAGATGAGGACTGCAAATTAGTAAATGCCATGCCATCAGAGCCAAATGACAATATACTGCCAGCATTGTTGCACTCAAGTAAAGTCTATGGTATTGTTAATATGGAGAAATTCTTATATGGGAAGTTAGATTTCTCAACAGTCGATGCAAACTCTTTGCAGCGAAATTGGCTTCAGGTCTCCAAGTGGGATGCAGGTTGA
- the LOC142631409 gene encoding UDP-glycosyltransferase 83A1-like codes for MENPHILAIPYPAQGHVIPLMEFSQFLVKHGFKVTFVNTQYNHARVVNALAEKNDLGDKIHLVSIPDGMNPWDDRNDLGILSKAIVRVMPDKLEELIEDINRVEGENITCVISDESTGWALEVAEKLKIRRAAFWPAASALLALGFMACLGV; via the coding sequence ATGGAAAATCCTCATATCTTAGCTATACCTTATCCAGCACAAGGCCATGTAATTCCACTGATGGAGTTCTCACAATTCTTAGTCAAACATGGCTTCAAAGTCACGTTTGTGAACACACAGTATAATCACGCGCGGGTAGTGAATGCGTTGGCAGAAAAGAATGATTTAGGAGATAAAATTCATCTAGTTTCAATCCCAGATGGAATGAATCCCTGGGATGATAGAAATGATCTAGGGATTCTAAGTAAAGCAATTGTTCGGGTCATGCCTGATAAGCTGGAGGAGCTCATAGAAGACATCAACAGAGTGGAAGGTGAGAATATCACTTGTGTGATTTCTGATGAAAGTACCGGGTGGGCTCTAGAAGTAGCAGAGAAGCTGAAAATCCGGCGCGCTGCCTTCTGGCCTGCTGCATCTGCACTACTGGCCTTGGgatttatggcctgtttgggagtttag